A window of Rhizobium tumorigenes contains these coding sequences:
- a CDS encoding maltotransferase domain-containing protein: protein MMTWSAVFDHAAALGFDTVLSAPPFLTVPGESVFVPSDLDRLTPSLQSLGNTVEGLQALAAAARQRGLNFMIDIVIDRISTVESINGDVVSDPRISPEERHAKHFSTGSEAEEENLRQWQVRLDALVSAGISGFRCLGIDRVPSYAWTRLISAAREIAPDTHFYAWTPGTAFSVRRALQSAGFDGAFSSICWWDKRGDWIVEEHDVHRAIGLNIAFPEAPFGRRVAHGAEDLETIERKARRALLIAAEFGDGLLIPMGFEFGASLALDMTAGNGRGISSLRHDGLLDLSGEVRRVNANLQKQNAAFERQSVRVVVGSSTPVSILIRSDAADARFASTQRLIAVNNDLRKSALLPVGMLSENSAGFLPLLGLADGATLDAEKIIRLLPGEVRVFEGKASKAILSQAPLPATDAAATPRLAIEEVTPSVDDGRFAVKTTVGQTVRVEADIFGDGHDPLSASLMWRAVDEDIWSEVRMQLIGNDRWWAEFELQRMGRHEFVIEAWRDPFAIFRYELVKKNDAKLDLKLELQEGLGLVKSAIGKNSGDIATRLETLADSLTKAEDKARVQLLLAGETSSLMKQADHRPFKVRSAAYPVDAERQAAGFASWYQIFPRSQSGDPTRHGTFDDVIGRLPAIRDMGFDVLYFPPIHPIGNTNRKGRNNTLNASEQDPGSPYAIGAADGGHDAIHSELGTFADFDRLVEAAHEHGLEIALDLAIQASPDHPWLKQHPGWFDWRPDGTVRYAENPPKKYEDIVNVDFYAKDAVPGLWTALRDVVQLWVDHGVKLFRVDNPHTKPFPFWEWMIGDIRSRHPDVVFLSEAFTKPKVMYRLAKVGFSQSYTYFTWRNAKWELEAYMRELTETAPKDFFRPHFFVNTHDINPDFLQNAPRSAYLIRAALAATLSGLWGVYNGFELCEGRPDAKRKEYADSEKYEIRAWDWDRPGNIIAEITRLNGIRKHNPALHSHLGLTLLPAWNDNILFFEKATPSRDNVVLVAVSLDPHNAQEADVEIPLWASGLPDNGSLFVEDLMHGNRMTWTGKRQHLRFEPGVPFSIWRSSVREI from the coding sequence ATGATGACTTGGTCGGCTGTCTTCGATCACGCCGCAGCCCTGGGCTTCGACACCGTCCTTTCAGCCCCGCCGTTTCTGACGGTGCCGGGCGAAAGCGTGTTCGTTCCCAGCGACCTGGATCGCCTGACGCCATCGCTGCAAAGCCTCGGGAATACCGTCGAGGGGCTTCAGGCCCTCGCCGCCGCGGCCCGCCAACGCGGTCTGAACTTCATGATCGACATCGTCATAGATCGAATTTCAACTGTAGAATCGATCAACGGAGACGTAGTTTCCGATCCGCGCATTTCGCCCGAGGAAAGGCATGCTAAGCACTTTTCAACCGGCAGCGAAGCGGAGGAGGAAAACCTGCGCCAATGGCAGGTCCGCCTCGACGCACTGGTATCGGCAGGCATTTCGGGCTTTCGCTGCCTCGGCATCGACAGGGTACCTTCATATGCCTGGACACGGTTGATCAGCGCTGCCCGCGAGATTGCGCCAGACACTCATTTCTATGCCTGGACCCCGGGCACGGCCTTCTCTGTCCGCCGCGCTCTGCAAAGCGCGGGATTTGACGGTGCCTTCTCGTCTATCTGCTGGTGGGACAAGCGTGGCGATTGGATCGTCGAGGAGCACGATGTCCACCGCGCAATCGGTCTCAACATTGCGTTTCCAGAAGCACCGTTCGGTCGCCGCGTCGCCCATGGTGCGGAAGACCTGGAGACAATCGAGCGCAAAGCGCGTCGTGCACTGCTGATAGCAGCTGAATTCGGCGACGGTCTGCTGATACCTATGGGGTTCGAATTCGGCGCGTCTCTCGCCCTCGACATGACGGCCGGCAACGGACGCGGTATCTCCTCCTTGCGTCACGATGGTCTTCTTGACCTTTCGGGCGAGGTCCGGCGGGTTAATGCAAACCTTCAGAAGCAGAACGCGGCGTTCGAAAGACAGTCGGTCCGCGTGGTCGTGGGCTCGTCGACCCCGGTCTCCATCCTCATCCGCTCAGACGCCGCCGATGCGCGCTTTGCCAGCACGCAGAGGCTGATTGCAGTCAATAACGACCTGCGCAAATCCGCGCTGTTGCCAGTGGGAATGCTTTCCGAAAATTCGGCTGGCTTCCTGCCGCTTTTGGGCTTGGCTGATGGCGCGACGCTAGACGCTGAGAAAATCATCAGGCTGCTTCCCGGCGAGGTCCGGGTATTCGAGGGCAAGGCCAGCAAGGCGATTTTGTCGCAAGCTCCCCTGCCTGCGACAGACGCTGCCGCTACGCCACGACTGGCGATCGAAGAGGTGACGCCGTCAGTCGATGACGGCCGCTTCGCGGTGAAAACCACCGTCGGACAGACAGTCCGTGTCGAGGCTGACATTTTCGGCGATGGCCACGATCCGCTCTCGGCATCCCTCATGTGGCGCGCCGTCGATGAGGACATCTGGTCTGAAGTCCGCATGCAGTTAATCGGCAATGACCGCTGGTGGGCAGAATTCGAACTTCAGCGCATGGGCCGACATGAATTCGTCATCGAAGCCTGGCGCGACCCGTTTGCCATCTTTCGCTATGAACTGGTGAAGAAGAACGACGCCAAGCTCGACCTGAAGCTCGAGCTCCAGGAAGGCCTCGGTCTCGTCAAGTCTGCGATCGGCAAGAATAGCGGCGATATCGCCACGCGGCTTGAAACGTTGGCGGACAGCCTTACCAAGGCGGAAGACAAGGCTCGCGTCCAGCTTTTGCTGGCTGGCGAAACCTCGTCGCTGATGAAACAGGCGGATCACCGCCCGTTCAAAGTGCGCAGCGCAGCGTACCCGGTGGACGCCGAACGGCAGGCGGCAGGTTTTGCCAGCTGGTACCAGATCTTTCCGCGCTCGCAGAGCGGCGATCCGACCCGTCACGGCACATTCGACGACGTGATCGGTCGTCTGCCCGCCATCCGCGACATGGGTTTCGACGTTCTGTACTTCCCGCCGATACACCCTATCGGGAACACGAACCGCAAGGGTCGCAACAACACCCTGAACGCGTCGGAGCAGGATCCGGGCAGCCCCTACGCCATCGGCGCGGCGGACGGTGGCCATGATGCCATCCATTCGGAACTCGGAACATTCGCGGATTTCGACCGGCTGGTCGAGGCGGCTCACGAGCACGGGCTGGAGATCGCGCTCGACCTTGCCATCCAGGCCTCGCCGGATCACCCATGGCTGAAGCAGCATCCGGGCTGGTTCGACTGGCGACCGGACGGAACTGTGCGCTATGCGGAAAATCCGCCCAAGAAATACGAGGACATCGTCAACGTCGATTTCTATGCCAAGGACGCCGTGCCGGGGCTTTGGACGGCGTTGCGCGATGTAGTCCAGCTTTGGGTCGATCACGGTGTAAAGCTTTTCCGAGTCGATAATCCGCACACCAAGCCTTTCCCTTTCTGGGAGTGGATGATCGGCGATATCCGCAGCCGACATCCAGACGTGGTGTTCCTATCGGAAGCCTTTACCAAGCCGAAGGTGATGTACCGCCTCGCCAAGGTCGGGTTCTCCCAGTCCTATACGTACTTCACCTGGCGCAATGCCAAGTGGGAGCTGGAAGCCTATATGCGCGAGCTGACGGAAACGGCGCCGAAGGATTTCTTCCGCCCGCATTTCTTCGTCAACACCCACGATATCAACCCTGATTTCCTGCAGAACGCGCCGCGCTCGGCCTACCTGATCCGCGCCGCACTCGCTGCTACGCTTTCGGGGCTCTGGGGCGTTTATAACGGTTTCGAGCTCTGCGAGGGCCGTCCGGATGCCAAGCGCAAGGAATATGCCGACAGCGAGAAGTACGAGATCCGGGCCTGGGACTGGGATCGGCCGGGCAACATCATCGCCGAGATCACTCGGCTGAACGGCATCCGCAAGCACAATCCGGCGCTGCATTCTCATCTGGGCCTGACCCTGCTGCCGGCTTGGAACGATAACATTCTCTTCTTCGAAAAGGCGACGCCGAGCCGAGACAACGTCGTGCTCGTGGCGGTCAGCCTCGACCCTCATAACGCGCAGGAAGCCGACGTCGAAATTCCGCTGTGGGCCTCGGGCCTTCCAGATAACGGCAGCCTTTTCGTCGAAGACCTCATGCATGGCAATCGAATGACCTGGACAGGCAAGCGGCAACATCTCCGGTTTGAGCCGGGCGTGCCCTTTTCCATCTGGCGTAGCAGTGTTCGGGAGATTTAA
- the treS gene encoding maltose alpha-D-glucosyltransferase, with the protein MDNIIINEKLGQDPLWYKDAIIYQLHIKSFFDSNGDGIGDFQGLTQKLDYIAALGVTAIWVLPFFPSPRRDDGYDIADYTNVSPDYGTMDDFREFVAGAHERGMRVIIELVINHTSDQHPWFQRARLAAPGSPERDFYVWSDTDQKFPETRIIFIDTEKSNWTWDAAAGQYYWHRFYSHQPDLNFDNPAVMDELMKAMRFWLDTGIDAFRLDAIPYLVEREGTNNENLEETHAILKQIRAAMDESHPGKMLLAEANQWPEDTRDYFGDGDECHMAFHFPLMPRMYMAIAKEDRFPITDILRQTPDIPDNCQWAIFLRNHDELTLEMVTDEERDYLWNTYASDRRARINLGIRRRLAPLMERDRRRVELMNALLLSMPGTPVLYYGDEIGMGDNIYLGDRDGVRTPMQWSPDRNGGFSHGDPARLVLPPIMDPIYGYGALNVEAQNTDAHSLLNWTRRMLALRGRHTAFGRGTIRFLKPANRKILAYLREYGDETILCVVNLSRLPQAVELDLSEFEGRIPVEMTGMSAFPPIGQLTYLLTLQPYGFFWFKLAGETDGPVWRTPPPEQMDEFVTIVLKHNLLELMEDGRNAAVLSRDILPSYLARRRWFGAKGERVKNATLVAATPMPFADGVIMSELEVEFDDRSERYFLPLSFAWDDMHPPILAQQLALARVRQGRRVGLLTDGFAMESMARATLQALAERSTISGKAGTLDFIGSEKLDEIALHADLPIVWLSAEQSNSSLVIGDLAMVKLIRHVFEGEHPEVEMTRHLTEVGYTHSAPLLGEVTRTDADGHRYTLIIVQGAIRNQGDAWNWMLDGLRLTTDQLLVSEEEHHAESENPFRPLGDFAAVVGRRLGELHAALAAPSANPAFAPLRVDQSTANEWRDSVLSQLSTALDIIAQSKDGLDPAGMALVERVLSRRERIIPAIGKLADAAVGTLMTRIHGDFHLGQILVSEDDAYIIDFEGEPTRDLEERRAKTSPLRDVAGFLRSLNYAAASADSDKQVLVDSAGETRRAMIDQFTAEAEVRFLEEYFAASASSPQLEMPPEQRNRILDLFLIGKAAYEIAYEAGNRPKWLPIPLRGLSMIVDRLLENDL; encoded by the coding sequence ATGGACAATATCATCATCAACGAAAAGCTTGGCCAGGATCCGCTCTGGTACAAGGACGCCATCATCTACCAGCTGCACATCAAGTCGTTTTTCGACAGCAATGGCGATGGTATCGGCGACTTCCAGGGCCTCACCCAGAAGCTCGACTATATCGCAGCTCTCGGCGTCACCGCCATCTGGGTGCTGCCGTTCTTCCCCTCGCCTCGCCGCGACGATGGCTACGACATTGCCGATTACACCAATGTCAGCCCCGACTATGGGACGATGGACGACTTCCGCGAGTTCGTTGCCGGCGCGCACGAGCGCGGGATGCGCGTCATCATCGAACTGGTCATCAACCACACCTCCGACCAGCACCCCTGGTTCCAGCGTGCACGGCTGGCAGCACCCGGATCGCCGGAGCGTGATTTTTATGTCTGGTCGGATACGGATCAGAAGTTCCCGGAAACCCGCATCATCTTTATCGATACTGAAAAGTCGAACTGGACCTGGGATGCGGCGGCTGGCCAGTATTACTGGCATCGCTTCTATTCGCACCAGCCAGACCTGAACTTCGACAATCCGGCCGTCATGGACGAGCTGATGAAGGCGATGCGCTTCTGGCTGGATACCGGCATCGATGCATTCCGCCTCGACGCAATCCCCTACCTTGTCGAGCGCGAGGGGACCAATAACGAGAATCTCGAGGAGACGCATGCGATCCTGAAGCAGATCCGTGCCGCCATGGACGAGAGCCATCCCGGCAAGATGCTTCTGGCCGAAGCCAACCAATGGCCGGAAGACACGCGCGACTATTTCGGCGATGGCGACGAGTGCCACATGGCGTTCCACTTTCCGCTGATGCCGCGCATGTACATGGCCATTGCCAAAGAAGACCGCTTCCCGATTACCGACATCCTGCGCCAGACACCGGATATTCCGGACAATTGCCAGTGGGCGATCTTCCTGCGCAATCACGACGAGCTGACGCTCGAGATGGTGACCGATGAGGAGCGCGATTACCTTTGGAACACCTACGCTTCAGACCGTCGGGCCCGCATCAATCTCGGCATTCGCCGCCGGCTTGCGCCATTGATGGAGCGTGACCGCCGCCGCGTCGAGTTGATGAATGCGCTGCTGCTGTCGATGCCCGGCACGCCGGTCCTCTACTACGGCGACGAGATCGGCATGGGCGACAACATCTATCTCGGTGACCGCGACGGCGTGCGTACGCCGATGCAATGGTCACCCGATCGCAACGGCGGCTTCTCACACGGGGACCCGGCACGGCTCGTCTTGCCGCCGATCATGGACCCGATTTACGGCTACGGCGCGCTCAACGTCGAGGCACAGAATACCGATGCTCATTCGCTGCTGAACTGGACGCGACGCATGCTTGCGTTGCGCGGTCGTCACACGGCATTCGGTCGGGGCACCATCCGCTTCCTGAAACCCGCCAACCGCAAGATCCTCGCCTACCTGCGCGAGTATGGCGATGAGACGATCCTTTGTGTGGTCAACCTGTCTCGCCTGCCGCAGGCGGTGGAGCTTGACCTTTCGGAATTCGAGGGCCGGATACCGGTCGAGATGACCGGCATGTCAGCCTTCCCGCCCATCGGCCAGCTGACCTATCTCCTGACGCTGCAGCCATATGGCTTCTTCTGGTTCAAGCTTGCGGGCGAGACCGATGGCCCGGTATGGCGCACTCCGCCACCGGAACAGATGGACGAATTTGTCACCATCGTTCTGAAGCACAACCTGCTGGAACTGATGGAAGACGGTCGCAACGCGGCAGTACTGTCGCGCGATATCCTGCCTTCCTATCTCGCTCGTCGTCGCTGGTTTGGCGCCAAGGGAGAAAGAGTGAAGAACGCGACGCTTGTCGCGGCGACCCCCATGCCTTTTGCAGATGGCGTGATCATGTCTGAGCTAGAGGTAGAGTTCGACGATCGCTCGGAGCGCTACTTCCTGCCGCTTAGCTTTGCCTGGGACGACATGCATCCGCCCATTCTGGCCCAGCAGCTGGCGCTCGCCCGCGTTCGTCAGGGACGTCGCGTCGGCTTGCTGACCGATGGCTTCGCCATGGAAAGCATGGCACGGGCGACCTTGCAGGCGCTGGCTGAACGTTCGACAATCTCGGGCAAGGCCGGCACGCTCGACTTCATAGGCAGCGAAAAGCTCGATGAGATCGCCCTACACGCCGACCTGCCGATCGTCTGGCTCTCCGCCGAGCAATCGAACAGCTCGCTGGTGATCGGCGACCTCGCCATGGTCAAGCTGATCCGCCACGTGTTCGAAGGTGAGCATCCAGAAGTCGAGATGACCCGCCATCTGACAGAGGTCGGCTATACCCACAGCGCGCCGTTGCTGGGTGAGGTAACGCGTACCGACGCGGATGGTCACCGTTACACTCTGATCATCGTCCAGGGCGCCATCCGCAATCAGGGCGACGCCTGGAACTGGATGCTCGATGGCCTGCGCCTGACGACCGATCAGCTGCTGGTCTCGGAAGAAGAACATCACGCAGAGAGCGAAAATCCTTTCCGTCCTCTCGGCGACTTCGCTGCCGTTGTCGGCCGCCGCCTTGGCGAACTGCACGCAGCCCTTGCCGCTCCGAGCGCCAACCCGGCCTTTGCGCCTCTAAGGGTCGATCAGTCGACGGCGAACGAATGGCGTGACAGCGTGCTGTCTCAGCTCTCGACTGCACTCGATATCATTGCGCAATCGAAAGACGGCCTCGATCCGGCCGGGATGGCTTTGGTCGAGCGGGTATTGTCGCGCCGCGAGCGCATCATTCCGGCCATCGGCAAGCTCGCCGATGCCGCTGTCGGCACCTTGATGACCCGCATCCACGGCGACTTCCATCTTGGCCAGATCCTGGTATCGGAGGACGATGCCTACATCATCGATTTCGAAGGGGAGCCGACGCGCGACCTCGAGGAACGCCGTGCCAAGACCAGCCCGTTGCGCGATGTCGCCGGGTTCCTGCGTTCGCTCAACTATGCGGCTGCATCTGCCGACAGCGACAAACAGGTGCTCGTCGACAGTGCCGGCGAAACGCGCCGGGCGATGATCGACCAGTTTACGGCAGAAGCGGAAGTACGCTTCCTCGAGGAGTATTTCGCAGCCTCGGCAAGTTCGCCGCAGTTGGAGATGCCGCCGGAGCAGCGCAACCGCATTCTCGATCTCTTCCTGATCGGCAAAGCTGCCTACGAAATTGCCTATGAAGCCGGCAACAGGCCGAAATGGCTTCCTATCCCGTTGCGTGGCCTATCGATGATTGTCGATCGCCTGCTGGAGAACGACCTATGA